AAAGTCTCTTATGTCAGCGATGGGATTCCTAGTAAGGAAGCCAACATATGTATTTTTTGATAATCAATctgccatttatattgctagcaatccagtgtttcatgagaggacaaagcacattgaagttgattgtcatttttgTGAGGGATGCTGTGTTGAAGAAGGTCATGAGGACTTCCTTTGTGAAATTTGTCAATCAGTAAGGCGATGTTTTTACGAAGCCTTTATTTAAGTCACCTTGTCTAATGTTTTTTTACAAGCTGGGGTTTGGTGGTATTATGCCCCACTACCTTGAGGGTGTGCTAGAAAAGAATATGTTGTTTTAATAATTAGGTTATGTTAATGGGAATTTTTTTGTCCttaagactttattattattaataatttataagagggcagacctggagctgtacgTAGAATCCAAGAAACTGCTGCTCAGTTCTTTCTCTTTtatctccttctcttcttctcttctccatcTCAAACTTTACAACCATCATACTGCATATCATAGAAATAGTTACATTGCATTATGCATGTTGAATACTACAAGCATAAATTGGCTTGGGCTTGGGTTGCATTTGATTCCCACAGGCCTCAACCCAACTCCTCCCATGACCCTAAGATTTTCACAATAATCCAAAAAATATGTCTAGAAGCTATATCCAAGGCAGGTCTGAATTAATATTGTTTCATGAAATTGTGAATTGTTTTGCAGGAAAATTTTCTATCATTACTTTTGAAGAGTTCATATCAATTGCACTGGATGCATCTAGAGTCGTTGGAATTTACCCAGAGATTAAAAATCCAGTATTTATCAACCAGCATGTGAGTAATTTTCCCTGAAAACTGCTGCAATGGATGGCATATAAAAAGGGGAAAATGATGGCTTCAACATTGGTTGAGCTTGAAAATTAgtgaacacccccccccccccaatcccGGCCCTTGTGATTGTGTTTGCTTCATTTTTCTCCACATAATTTGGTCATTTCAAGAGACTAAAGAACTTTTTTCCCCAGATTCAAACATGCGCACAAAATCAGCCTTTATTCTTTGGATTCTTGAATGGTATTCTAATCTCTGGTGTTGTGCAGGCGACATCAGGCAGATGATGTGTGAAAACTTGAGATATTAGCAAATCTTTCTGTACTTTAACATGGAATACATTTCGGATATCCAAATTATTTACATCTTGCAGAACTAGCAGAACTTGTTAACTACAAGTTTTATAGTTATAAATGTAGTCACCTAATGTGCTGCAGATTTTCGGGTCAGATCTTTTTAACTTTTGAACACCACAATCACCTTCCCTTGTCCCCAGTTTGCctgcaaaaataaaagaaaaaggggtAATGGGGAAGGTGAAACTCCCTAATATTTGTGAATGAATTCCTCCAGACAACTCTTTGATATCCTTTATGTTCTTGATATTTTTGCAGGTCAAGTGGTCTCATGATAAGAAATTTGAGGACAAGTTTGTGGAGACGCTTATTAAGTATGGATACAAAGGTTCATACACGTCGAAGGATTGGTTGAAACAACCTGTATTCATCCAGTCCTTTGCGCCAACTTCACTTATCTATGTATCGAACCTGACAGACTCACCCAAAATCTTCTTAATTGATGATGTCACAGTACCAACTCAAGACACAAATCAGGTATCAATTTTCCTGCTGCAGCACCAATATATTGGTATTAATCATCTGACACAAGCTCCATAACTATTCTGCAAGCTAATCAGTAACTTTTGTTTGATAAGAAAATTGGGTAAGGCATGATGATGATAGTCATTCTGAATAGTGTATGCTGATGGAtcagtaaatttttttatttttttttttcttttttgaagtGAAAGGGTTTGTTTGATGTAATTGGAAAAGGGGTTATGTCTATCTGGACTCTGGCCTCCAAGGATAATTGTTGCTAAGAGATGTCAAAGTGATTTTTGTGATCTAGATTATGCATATAATATATGAATCATAAGAATTGTCTACACAAGACATTGTTCCTATAAATACCAAAATGTTTTCATGAGATAAATTTTCCTTCTCCTCTTTTGAACAACAGCATGTTATGAAGGTGGATGAATCATGTCTTCTGACATGTTGACTTATATATGTGGCTTCATTGTTCTGGATCTATTAAATTGCAGTGAACTGCTGTAATATACTGCGTACGTGGAGCTTTTTCGATGTATCACCCCTTATTTGGTTAATGAGAAACTTAAACATACAAAGTCTCCTACGTCAGATCTATGTGATTCTATGGCCACTTCATTCCGAAATATTTTGATGTTTATCATGAGAATAAAATATCTATGTATGATATGCAGTCATATTGGGAAATCACATCAGATGCATACCTTGACTTCATTAAGGAGTATGTTGTGGGGATTGGACCTTGGAAGGATACTGTTGTTCCTGTAATAAATAATTATCTGCAGACACCAACTGATCTTGTAGCCCGAGCACATGCCCATAACCTGCAGGTCCGTATAGTATTGTATCTTAAAGCTGTATGCGCAATGGTTCGTTTATTAAATAATTCTTAGTCATGATTATCTTTGGTTCCATTTTGTAATGCTGTAGTGGCACCCCAATTTGTCTAATCATTCCCGAATCTCTTGCATGTTGTAacaatctaaaagatcaaaaCAACATCATCGAACTGAGATAAATAATTCCAGCATTCCAGTTGTCAGATTTTCTGATATATGCAACAAAAATAGCTCCTTTTCTAATAGCATTTGCCAAGAAAATGAACCTGGTAAAAAGTGCAACATCCATGTTCCCCCTTAACTGAGGACCCAGAAGTCATTTTCCTCCCAAGcaacacatacatacatgcacCATGGAATTTGCTGGATTTCTGAAAAGGATGAGTTGTTTCTATGTTTTGATTTTCTGAACTATAGAAGGTTGATGAATTTGATGCGTCTAGTTTATGACTGAGCATGTAAGATCCAGAATCATGCTTGGCAGTATGCATTGTATTCAATCAATCTCTCCAAAAACTTATTAAAGAGAAGTTCAATTGAAATAACTTGAcgcattatattatttttattattattattatgaatgttCACCAAGCATACCTCTTTTGTAACATCAATCTAGGTGCACCCCTACACTTACCGGGATGAGAACCAGTACTTGCACTTTGATTTCCATCAAGATCCATATGTTGAATATGATTACTGGATAAAAAATATCGGAGTTGATGGGCTCTTCACAGACTTCACAGGGAGCCTCCACAATTTTCAGGAATGGACATCGGATGACCACAAAGATGACAATGCCAGCGCATCCAAACTACTGCATAAGATATCATTGATGATTTCTTCCTACAAAAACTTATGAGAGTTCatgtttttatctttttatcCAGCAAATAAGTTATGGTTGTGTATTTTACAGACAAGAATACCATTAATAAAAATTTGTCCATCAGAATTACTTGTTCAGGATCATTTGTTGCAGAAATCTTGAGGGAGCATTTAAGGCCATAATATTGTTTTTCATTTTCAACTTTCAACATTTGTAATTTTGTATAGAGGTTAGAAATTGGCTTTTTATTGCCAATttttaattctttgaaaaaatgaaaaaatggaaACTGTTTCAGCACAAAATTCAATTTGTTTAGATGCATCACAGTAACCTTTcatctttttgtttttgtttttccttttgtttttgtgtgtttttgttttttcaaatgttatttcaaattttaaacctCGCTGATCAATTTACCATTTGAAATGGTAACCTTTCATCTTTCTggtttttgtttttccttttgtttttgcgtgttttttatttttcaaatgttaTTTCAAGTTTTAAACCTCACTGATCAATTTTCCTTTCTCTGCATGTTTGAATCATCCTACCCCTCACGGATTTGGTAAAATTGTTTATTTGGAGCTGATTGATTAAGGATGtggctaattaaggattttgtttgaaaaaagaaatatattttaaatcatattttctttatacatgaaatgttaaaatgatggatgaaaaattaatgatttattcattgatttgctGTTACGCCTCATTCCCACCAAGCTCTTTATCTTTGGTTCAATCTTTCTTTCTAGAATATAACATTCTTACACATGTTCAGGATCATTTGCTGGTACGCCCCAAATCACTGCAAGCATGTGTAACAGGAAGAAGAAATTTCAACCTTGCAGTGATTTGGGCTTCTAAAGATAGCCGTATCATGACTTCCAAATAAACTACACAATAATCGCAAAGTTTTTTGAATTATACTTTCTATACTCTTTTTGTCCAGTTTGCTTCAAGCTAATGAGGGTTTCCTAAAGGTGTTACTAACAATTCTTATCAGCCTCATCCTATGCTTCATGCCCAATGTTTTAGTTGCTTCTAAATGTCAAGTATTATTCCATAAACAATTGCTATATTCAGACATTTTATTTTAATGCAGGATGGATGATCCATTCAAATTCATTACTCTTCTTAGATTGCAATGATGTTTCCTCGTGTCAATAAGATTTATATAGAACGTTCAGTACTTTAAGAGATGATGAGTGTTGATGAGTCGTCATACAAGACATCAGTTTGGATTACTTGGCTCACTCCAAAACATACATTGCCTAGTTTACTGCATATTTACTTGCGCCACTTGCTACATACTATTATCGAACTCCATCAGTACTCAACATGCAATCCAAGAAACCAGAGCATCtgctaatataatataatatataatgcCCTTTAAGCAATCAATTATCAACTGATTTCTTTGGCAATGCATGGTATTTGACTGCTACAACTTTACAAGCGAAGCAGTGACCAACTTAAGAATGAAGCCCATATAATCAGTGCTTCTCTTCAAGTTCTGCATCCGCTTGTTGGGTTGAGGAATAGGAATTTGAAGACAAAGAAAGAGCTTCAGGTGCTGCCTCTAAAAACAAGAACGTCAATTTGTCCCAAAAAGTACTACAATGGTGTGAGAAACCAATATTCACACTGCAGATAAGACTTAAGCTCCTATGACCAAAGAATTTATAGATTAAGCTCTGGAGGCAATTGAAGGTATAT
The Malania oleifera isolate guangnan ecotype guangnan chromosome 13, ASM2987363v1, whole genome shotgun sequence DNA segment above includes these coding regions:
- the LOC131146107 gene encoding glycerophosphodiester phosphodiesterase GDPD6 codes for the protein MPPLCFVPLIFLSLFAWCTARPFYPLPSKFSDRNRQPLQMSRPFNIAHRGSNGEFPEETSAAYMRAVKEGADFIETDILASKDGVLICFHDVTLDETTDIAEHKEFANRKRTYEVQGANTTGWFTVDFTLKELKLLRVRQRYPFRDQQYNGKFSIITFEEFISIALDASRVVGIYPEIKNPVFINQHVKWSHDKKFEDKFVETLIKYGYKGSYTSKDWLKQPVFIQSFAPTSLIYVSNLTDSPKIFLIDDVTVPTQDTNQSYWEITSDAYLDFIKEYVVGIGPWKDTVVPVINNYLQTPTDLVARAHAHNLQVHPYTYRDENQYLHFDFHQDPYVEYDYWIKNIGVDGLFTDFTGSLHNFQEWTSDDHKDDNASASKLLHKISLMISSYKNL